The proteins below come from a single Limnohabitans sp. 2KL-27 genomic window:
- a CDS encoding ABC transporter ATP-binding protein: MTQESFVDFQNVWLAYNDELLAQNHFAVEDINLQVKQGEFIAIVGPSGCGKSTFMKLTTGLKMPSKGRILVDGQPVTGPLKISGMAFQASSLLPWRTTLDNVLLPLEIVEPYRSNFKQKREEYAERARKLLNTVGLGGYEDKFPWQLSGGMQQRASICRALIHEPKMLLLDEPFGALDAFTREELWCILRDLWTEQKFNVILVTHDLRESVFLADTVYVMSKSPGRFVVKREIDLPRPRDLEITYTPEFTNIVHELRGHIGAMRKTGTAINQ; the protein is encoded by the coding sequence ATGACCCAAGAATCATTCGTTGATTTCCAGAATGTCTGGCTGGCCTACAACGACGAGTTGCTGGCGCAAAACCACTTCGCTGTCGAAGACATCAACCTGCAGGTCAAGCAAGGCGAGTTCATCGCCATCGTGGGGCCATCGGGTTGCGGTAAGTCCACCTTCATGAAGCTGACCACAGGCCTGAAGATGCCGAGCAAGGGCCGCATCCTGGTTGACGGCCAGCCCGTGACCGGGCCGCTCAAAATCAGCGGCATGGCCTTTCAGGCCTCCTCGCTCTTGCCCTGGCGCACCACGCTTGACAACGTCTTGTTGCCGCTGGAAATCGTGGAGCCCTACCGCTCCAACTTCAAGCAAAAAAGAGAAGAGTACGCGGAACGTGCCCGAAAACTGCTGAACACCGTCGGCTTGGGCGGCTACGAAGACAAGTTCCCCTGGCAACTGTCCGGCGGCATGCAGCAACGCGCCAGCATCTGCCGCGCCTTGATCCATGAGCCCAAGATGCTGCTGCTGGACGAGCCTTTTGGCGCGCTCGACGCTTTCACCCGTGAAGAACTCTGGTGCATCTTGCGTGACCTGTGGACCGAGCAAAAGTTCAACGTCATTTTGGTCACGCACGACCTGCGCGAATCGGTGTTTTTGGCCGACACGGTCTATGTGATGAGCAAGAGCCCCGGCCGCTTTGTGGTCAAACGCGAGATCGACCTGCCGCGCCCACGCGATCTGGAGATCACCTACACCCCCGAATTCACCAACATCGTGCACGAGTTGCGCGGCCACATCGGTGCCATGCGCAAGACCGGTACGGCGATCAACCAATAA